The Opitutales bacterium ASA1 genome window below encodes:
- a CDS encoding glycoside hydrolase family 97 protein: protein MKHLISTFALVATCWIHTSAQTVHSPDGALAVTLRLTEGTLAYEVKLHDRVVLEPSPLGLETNLGSFSSGLTAAGAEATTIDERYTLPHGKVRDVHHRANQLAARFANGAGGSLEVVFRVSDRDVAFAYRLSVEGKQKVVIESEKTGFDFPADATSFVTWQAKAGDGWMATKPSYEEGYLMDAPVGTKSPSGLGFTLPALFRIGDAGWALVSETGVSSKYVGSRLADPTSAGLYTIAFPEAGENARRGEANVSAALPLETPWRTITVGRTLAPIVESTVSTDVVQPLYEPSREYRPGRSTWSWLVWQDASMNEADQRAFVDLAATMGYEYILVDALWDVEIGRERMAQFVADARAKGVDVLLWYNSNGHWNDAPQTPRNRMDTAPARHVEMAWLKSIGVKGMKVDFFGGDKQATMKLYEDILSDANAYGLHLNFHGATLPRGWERMYPNFMTSEAVMASEMLIFSQDFADREAFNSTVYSFVRNPVAPMDYGPMVLNRRFHRDADKGNFRRTTDAFQLATTVLFQSPLQHFGLTPNNLEEQPAFVLDFLKDVPSFWDEIRYLAGYPGRDVALARRHGDRWYVAASNGEKQAKELSFTVPFLAGRTLTLIHDGPDGTAATRSLTVAADGRITLALEVGGGAVLFEP from the coding sequence ATGAAACACCTGATCTCCACTTTCGCCCTTGTCGCCACTTGCTGGATACATACGTCGGCTCAGACCGTGCACAGCCCCGACGGTGCCCTCGCGGTGACGCTGCGGCTCACCGAAGGAACTCTCGCCTACGAGGTGAAGCTGCACGACCGCGTCGTGCTGGAGCCGTCGCCCCTCGGGCTCGAGACGAATCTCGGCAGCTTCTCCTCCGGGCTCACCGCCGCTGGTGCTGAAGCCACGACGATCGACGAGCGCTACACGCTTCCGCACGGCAAGGTGCGCGACGTGCACCACCGTGCCAATCAGCTCGCGGCCCGCTTCGCGAACGGTGCGGGCGGCTCGTTGGAGGTGGTCTTCCGCGTGAGCGACCGCGACGTCGCCTTCGCCTACCGTCTCTCCGTCGAGGGCAAGCAGAAGGTCGTGATCGAGAGCGAGAAGACCGGTTTCGATTTCCCGGCGGACGCGACGAGCTTCGTCACCTGGCAGGCGAAGGCGGGCGACGGTTGGATGGCGACCAAGCCCAGTTACGAGGAAGGCTATCTCATGGACGCCCCGGTGGGGACGAAGTCACCGAGCGGTCTCGGGTTCACCTTACCGGCGTTGTTCCGGATCGGCGATGCCGGCTGGGCGCTCGTCTCGGAGACCGGCGTGTCGAGCAAGTACGTTGGCTCGAGACTTGCCGACCCGACCTCCGCCGGTCTTTACACGATCGCGTTCCCGGAAGCAGGCGAGAACGCCCGGCGGGGCGAGGCGAACGTCTCCGCTGCCCTGCCGTTGGAGACTCCGTGGCGCACGATCACGGTCGGTCGGACCCTCGCGCCCATCGTCGAATCCACCGTATCCACGGACGTGGTACAACCGCTCTACGAGCCTTCGCGGGAGTACAGGCCGGGCCGGTCCACCTGGAGCTGGCTCGTGTGGCAGGACGCGAGCATGAACGAAGCGGACCAACGCGCCTTCGTCGATCTGGCGGCCACGATGGGCTACGAGTACATCCTCGTCGACGCGTTGTGGGACGTCGAAATCGGTCGCGAACGCATGGCGCAGTTCGTCGCCGACGCGCGCGCGAAAGGCGTCGACGTGCTGCTCTGGTACAACTCCAACGGCCATTGGAACGACGCCCCCCAGACGCCGCGCAACAGGATGGACACCGCACCCGCGCGCCACGTCGAGATGGCGTGGCTGAAGTCGATCGGCGTGAAGGGCATGAAGGTCGACTTCTTCGGCGGCGACAAGCAGGCCACGATGAAGCTCTACGAGGACATCCTGAGCGACGCGAATGCGTACGGACTGCATCTGAACTTCCACGGTGCCACGCTTCCCCGCGGTTGGGAGCGGATGTATCCGAACTTCATGACGAGCGAGGCCGTGATGGCTTCCGAGATGTTGATCTTCTCGCAGGACTTCGCCGATCGGGAGGCGTTCAACAGCACCGTCTACTCGTTCGTGCGCAACCCCGTCGCCCCGATGGACTACGGTCCGATGGTGTTGAACCGACGCTTCCATCGCGACGCGGACAAGGGCAATTTCCGACGCACGACCGACGCCTTCCAACTGGCGACGACGGTCCTCTTCCAGTCGCCGCTGCAGCACTTCGGCCTCACGCCCAACAACCTCGAGGAGCAGCCGGCCTTCGTGCTCGATTTCCTGAAAGACGTTCCTTCGTTCTGGGACGAGATCCGCTATCTCGCCGGCTATCCGGGACGCGACGTCGCGCTGGCGCGCCGCCACGGCGATCGCTGGTACGTCGCGGCGAGCAACGGCGAGAAGCAGGCGAAGGAGCTCTCGTTCACCGTTCCGTTTCTCGCGGGTCGCACGCTCACGCTGATCCACGACGGACCTGACGGCACCGCCGCGACACGTTCGCTCACCGTGGCCGCCGACGGCCGGATCACACTCGCGCTCGAGGTCGGCGGCGGCGCGGTGTTGTTCGAGCCGTGA